The following proteins are encoded in a genomic region of Nonomuraea muscovyensis:
- a CDS encoding phospholipase A2, with protein MKRTRVIASGLVGTAAVLTLISAPAVANAEPSKAKKLAVAVQLTLPTEDSFWAWAKFRANRNKDSVKQYNFSWNSDGCSVKDAGKIPSVESWAKIFAIPCMRHDFGYRNLKDLVSTKRWNDTYRKGVDQALLQDMLRTCGGMKAHLKPSCRAAAAQFYAAVRWKGK; from the coding sequence GTGAAAAGGACGAGGGTCATCGCGAGCGGGCTCGTGGGCACCGCGGCGGTGCTAACTCTGATCAGTGCTCCGGCAGTGGCGAACGCGGAGCCGAGTAAGGCGAAGAAGCTGGCCGTGGCAGTCCAGCTCACGTTGCCGACGGAGGACAGCTTCTGGGCGTGGGCAAAATTCCGAGCGAACAGGAACAAGGACTCCGTCAAGCAGTACAACTTCAGCTGGAACAGCGACGGTTGCTCAGTGAAGGACGCCGGGAAAATACCGAGCGTCGAATCCTGGGCGAAGATCTTCGCGATTCCGTGCATGCGGCACGACTTCGGCTACCGCAACCTCAAGGACCTGGTCAGCACCAAGAGGTGGAACGACACTTACCGCAAGGGCGTCGACCAGGCGCTCCTCCAGGACATGCTCAGGACGTGTGGCGGCATGAAGGCACACCTGAAGCCAAGCTGCAGGGCTGCGGCGGCGCAGTTCTACGCGGCTGTCCGGTGGAAGGGGAAGTAA
- a CDS encoding uL11 family ribosomal protein, whose protein sequence is MTNQKKIAREVTLELEGGNAAMTDIGKMLGPAGINTRQLKLDYDAATAAQRGDIVPVVVTVFEDRTYALRLKTPPTAYLIRKSLGLVRGAARPGTESVAKLSREQLREIAERKLPDLNTGDVEAAMRQVAGTARSMGVLVADE, encoded by the coding sequence ATGACGAACCAGAAGAAGATCGCCCGCGAGGTCACCCTGGAACTGGAGGGCGGCAACGCGGCGATGACCGACATCGGCAAGATGCTGGGCCCGGCCGGCATCAACACGCGGCAGCTCAAGCTCGACTACGACGCGGCCACGGCCGCCCAGCGCGGCGACATCGTGCCCGTCGTGGTGACCGTCTTCGAGGACCGCACGTACGCGCTGCGCCTCAAGACGCCGCCCACGGCATACCTCATCCGCAAGAGCCTCGGGCTGGTGCGCGGCGCGGCCCGGCCGGGGACGGAGAGCGTGGCGAAGCTGTCACGGGAGCAGTTGCGTGAGATCGCCGAGCGCAAGCTGCCCGACCTCAACACCGGTGACGTGGAGGCGGCGATGCGGCAGGTCGCGGGCACGGCCCGGTCGATGGGCGTGCTCGTCGCCGACGAGTGA
- a CDS encoding LLM class F420-dependent oxidoreductase, protein MKLGLTCPRYTWPGGDAAIAERFATVARGADEAGLHSLWVMDHLFQIPNFGSVTDPMLEAYGALSYAAALTRRVTLGALVTCAVHREPGLLVKQVSTLDALSGGRAVLGIGAGWFEEESRGLGLRFPSPAERFERLEETLQIARQMWSDEDKPYEGRHYRLERTLNAPQALPPILIGGSGETKTLRLVAEYADACNFLNGADVRHKLSVLRAHCERLGRPYEAIEKTLHMRIPAGQSVEESVRRCAELAAQGIDHVIVAVPDAAAESALEHLATLADRVAPITPAGR, encoded by the coding sequence ATGAAGCTCGGTTTGACCTGCCCTCGTTACACCTGGCCCGGCGGTGACGCCGCCATCGCCGAGCGGTTCGCCACCGTCGCCCGAGGCGCCGACGAGGCGGGGCTGCACAGCTTGTGGGTGATGGACCACCTCTTCCAGATCCCCAATTTCGGCTCCGTGACCGATCCGATGCTGGAGGCGTACGGCGCGCTGTCGTACGCCGCCGCCCTCACCCGGCGCGTCACCCTGGGCGCCCTGGTGACCTGTGCCGTCCATCGCGAACCCGGCCTGCTGGTGAAGCAGGTCAGCACCCTCGACGCGCTCTCCGGCGGCCGAGCCGTGCTCGGCATCGGAGCCGGATGGTTCGAGGAGGAATCGCGGGGGCTCGGCCTGCGCTTCCCGTCGCCGGCGGAGCGGTTCGAGCGGCTGGAGGAGACCCTCCAGATCGCCCGGCAGATGTGGAGCGACGAGGACAAGCCGTACGAGGGCCGGCACTACCGGCTGGAACGGACCCTCAACGCGCCGCAGGCGCTCCCGCCGATCCTGATCGGCGGGAGCGGGGAGACGAAGACGCTCCGGCTCGTCGCCGAGTACGCCGACGCCTGCAACTTCCTGAACGGCGCCGACGTGCGGCACAAGCTCAGCGTGCTACGCGCGCACTGCGAACGGCTCGGACGGCCGTACGAGGCGATAGAGAAGACTCTCCACATGCGCATCCCGGCCGGTCAGAGCGTCGAGGAGAGCGTCCGGCGCTGCGCCGAACTGGCCGCCCAGGGTATCGACCACGTCATCGTCGCAGTTCCCGACGCCGCGGCCGAGTCCGCGCTGGAGCATCTCGCGACCCTGGCTGACCGGGTCGCCCCCATCACCCCGGCCGGCCGCTGA
- the polX gene encoding DNA polymerase/3'-5' exonuclease PolX: MARANEQAAAALQEYAELFALTGGDAFRVRSYQKAAKAIAGHPEDISTTEVRAVPGVGEAIAKKMEEFLQRGSFRQLDDLRGRVPDGVRRLTRVPSLGPKTAIMLFEDFGIDSPAALGEAIAAGRLAGVKGLGPKTLANLAKGVEQLEQSGRRVHIGVAMALAEQVMASLTAERVAHAGSLRRMKDTIGDIDILAVAPVSVMEEFRAQPYVAEVIAAGDKKTSVRTTSGVQVDLRVVPAESWGAAMQYFTGSKEHNVAIREMAVKKGWKLSEYGLFEGERVIAAESEEDIYAALGMQFVPPPLREDGGEVRAALRGELPELVRLEDLRGDLHTHTDLTDGIASLEDMVAAAHARGYSYYAVTDHAPDLTMQRMTLDKALEQRDRLAKLQQGYPGMRLLHGTELNIAPDGSVDWPAEVLRGFDVCVASVHSHFGMSRDEMTRRFITACDNPYVDVIGHPTTRKIGKREPVDADWDAVFRAAARTGTVMEIDSYPDRSDLPADLVRLAKHHGVKFSIDSDSHAIPHLAHQRYGVGIAQRAWLTTDDVVNTWPLERLQAFLRP, translated from the coding sequence ATGGCACGGGCAAACGAGCAGGCCGCGGCGGCGCTGCAGGAATACGCGGAGCTGTTCGCGCTGACCGGGGGCGACGCCTTCCGGGTGCGCAGTTACCAGAAGGCGGCCAAGGCGATCGCCGGCCACCCGGAGGACATCTCGACGACGGAGGTCCGCGCCGTCCCCGGCGTCGGCGAGGCGATCGCCAAGAAGATGGAGGAGTTCCTGCAGCGCGGGAGCTTCCGTCAGCTCGACGACCTGCGCGGCCGGGTGCCCGACGGGGTGCGGCGGCTGACCCGGGTGCCGTCGCTCGGCCCGAAGACGGCCATCATGCTGTTCGAGGACTTCGGCATCGACTCCCCCGCCGCGCTGGGCGAGGCCATCGCGGCGGGGCGCCTCGCCGGGGTCAAGGGGCTCGGCCCCAAGACCCTGGCCAACCTCGCCAAGGGCGTCGAGCAGCTTGAGCAGTCGGGCCGCAGGGTGCACATCGGGGTGGCCATGGCGCTGGCCGAGCAGGTGATGGCGTCGCTGACGGCCGAGCGCGTCGCCCACGCCGGTTCGCTGCGCCGGATGAAGGACACGATCGGCGACATCGACATCCTGGCCGTGGCGCCGGTGTCCGTCATGGAGGAGTTCCGGGCGCAGCCGTACGTCGCGGAGGTCATCGCGGCCGGCGACAAGAAGACGTCCGTGCGCACCACGTCCGGGGTCCAGGTCGACCTGCGCGTGGTGCCCGCCGAGTCGTGGGGCGCGGCGATGCAGTACTTCACGGGTTCCAAGGAGCACAACGTCGCGATCCGCGAGATGGCGGTCAAGAAGGGCTGGAAGCTGTCGGAGTACGGCCTGTTCGAGGGTGAGCGGGTGATCGCCGCCGAGTCCGAGGAGGACATCTACGCCGCGCTCGGCATGCAGTTCGTGCCGCCGCCGCTGCGGGAGGACGGAGGCGAGGTGCGGGCGGCGCTGCGCGGCGAGCTGCCCGAGCTGGTCCGGCTGGAGGACCTGCGCGGCGACCTGCACACGCACACCGACCTCACCGACGGCATCGCGTCGCTGGAGGACATGGTGGCGGCGGCCCACGCCCGCGGCTACTCCTACTACGCGGTCACCGATCATGCCCCCGACCTGACCATGCAGCGCATGACCCTCGACAAGGCGCTGGAGCAGCGCGATCGGCTCGCCAAGCTGCAGCAGGGCTACCCGGGCATGCGCCTGCTGCACGGCACGGAGCTCAACATCGCGCCCGACGGCTCGGTCGACTGGCCGGCCGAGGTCCTGCGAGGGTTCGACGTGTGCGTCGCCTCGGTCCACTCGCACTTCGGCATGTCCCGCGACGAGATGACCCGCCGGTTCATCACGGCCTGCGACAACCCCTACGTCGACGTCATCGGCCACCCCACCACCCGCAAGATCGGCAAGCGGGAGCCGGTGGACGCCGACTGGGACGCCGTCTTCCGCGCCGCCGCGCGCACCGGCACGGTCATGGAGATCGACTCCTACCCCGACCGCTCCGACCTGCCCGCCGACCTGGTGCGGCTGGCCAAGCACCACGGGGTCAAGTTCTCGATCGACAGCGACTCCCATGCCATCCCCCACCTGGCCCACCAGCGCTACGGCGTCGGCATCGCCCAGCGGGCCTGGCTGACCACCGACGACGTCGTCAACACCTGGCCGCTGGAGCGCCTGCAGGCGTTCCTCCGCCCCTGA
- a CDS encoding aldo/keto reductase: MDYTRLGATGLQVSRICLGMMSYGDPDRQRWALPQERAEPIVRRAAEAGVTFFDTADVYSAGQSEVVTGDVLRAIFPRREDYVLATKVYFPMGEGRNDRGLSRKHIHAAIDASLRRLGTDYVDLYQIHRWDDHTPIEETMEALHEVVKAGKARYLGASSMWAWQFAKAQHVAQANGWTRFTAMQPHYNLLYREEEREMLPLCADQGVGVIPWSPLARGVLARAGSSGSTTRTGSDPRIDALYEPENDRVIVDRLAELARERELPAAQVALAWLLHQPTVTAPIVGATRDGHVDDAVAAVSVSLSDKELAFLAEPYRPREVRF; the protein is encoded by the coding sequence ATGGACTACACACGACTTGGCGCCACCGGACTTCAGGTCTCCCGCATCTGCCTGGGCATGATGAGCTACGGCGATCCGGACCGCCAGCGGTGGGCGTTGCCGCAGGAGCGGGCGGAGCCGATCGTCCGTCGTGCGGCCGAGGCCGGGGTGACGTTCTTCGACACCGCCGACGTCTACAGTGCCGGGCAGAGCGAGGTCGTGACCGGCGACGTGCTGCGCGCGATCTTCCCCCGGCGCGAGGACTACGTGCTGGCCACGAAGGTCTACTTCCCGATGGGCGAGGGCCGCAACGACCGCGGCCTGTCGCGCAAGCACATCCACGCCGCGATCGACGCCTCGCTGCGGCGGCTCGGCACCGACTACGTGGACCTCTACCAGATCCACCGGTGGGACGACCACACGCCCATCGAGGAGACCATGGAGGCGCTGCACGAGGTGGTCAAGGCGGGCAAGGCCCGCTACCTGGGCGCCTCGTCGATGTGGGCGTGGCAGTTCGCCAAGGCCCAGCACGTGGCCCAGGCCAACGGCTGGACGCGGTTCACGGCGATGCAGCCGCACTACAACCTGCTCTACCGGGAGGAGGAGCGGGAGATGCTGCCGCTCTGCGCCGACCAGGGCGTGGGCGTGATCCCGTGGAGCCCGCTGGCGCGCGGCGTGCTGGCCCGCGCCGGCTCGTCCGGCTCGACCACCCGGACCGGCTCGGACCCGCGCATCGACGCCCTGTACGAGCCGGAGAACGACCGGGTCATCGTGGACCGGCTCGCCGAGCTGGCGCGCGAGCGCGAGCTGCCGGCGGCGCAGGTCGCGCTGGCCTGGTTGCTCCACCAGCCGACGGTGACGGCCCCGATCGTGGGCGCCACCAGGGACGGCCACGTGGACGACGCGGTGGCGGCGGTGTCGGTGAGCCTGTCGGACAAGGAGCTGGCCTTCCTCGCCGAGCCGTACCGGCCGCGCGAGGTCCGCTTCTGA
- a CDS encoding zinc-dependent alcohol dehydrogenase family protein, whose translation MRAVAFDLFGGELDLRELPDPSPAPHGAVIRVEATGLCRSDWHGWQGHDPDIRSLPHVPGHEFAGVVEAVGPDVRGWLPGARVTVPFVCACGTCAACAAGEQQVCERQTQPGFSHWGSFAEFVAVDHADVNLVAVPEDMTYATAASLGCRFATAFRAVAQVGEVRPGEWVAVHGCGGVGLSAVMIASAAGARVVAVDVSAEALHLAERMGATHFVDGSAGDAAAQVRELTRGGAHVSLDALGSPQTCAASVDSLRRRGRHVQVGLLPGEATPVPMGRVIGHELRLLGSHGMAAHDYPPMMEMIRAGILHPEQLVTRTIGLGDAGKALASIGSVPGVTMIAPHVPL comes from the coding sequence ATGCGAGCCGTTGCCTTTGACCTGTTCGGTGGGGAGCTCGACCTGCGCGAGCTGCCCGATCCGTCGCCCGCGCCCCACGGGGCGGTGATCAGAGTCGAGGCGACCGGGCTGTGCCGCAGCGACTGGCACGGCTGGCAGGGCCACGACCCCGACATCCGGTCCCTGCCGCACGTTCCCGGCCACGAGTTCGCCGGGGTGGTGGAGGCGGTGGGCCCCGACGTGCGCGGCTGGTTGCCGGGCGCGCGCGTGACCGTTCCGTTCGTGTGCGCGTGCGGGACGTGCGCGGCCTGTGCCGCCGGTGAGCAGCAGGTGTGCGAGCGGCAGACGCAGCCGGGCTTCTCCCACTGGGGGTCGTTCGCCGAGTTCGTGGCCGTCGACCACGCCGACGTCAACCTGGTCGCCGTGCCCGAGGACATGACGTACGCCACCGCCGCCTCGCTGGGCTGCCGCTTCGCGACGGCGTTCCGGGCCGTCGCGCAGGTCGGCGAGGTACGGCCGGGCGAGTGGGTGGCCGTGCACGGCTGCGGCGGGGTGGGCCTGTCGGCGGTGATGATCGCTTCGGCGGCGGGGGCGCGGGTGGTGGCGGTGGACGTCAGCGCCGAGGCCCTGCACCTGGCCGAACGGATGGGCGCCACGCACTTCGTCGACGGCTCGGCGGGCGACGCGGCGGCCCAGGTCAGGGAGCTGACCAGGGGCGGCGCCCACGTGTCGCTCGACGCGCTGGGCAGCCCGCAGACGTGCGCCGCCTCCGTCGACAGCCTGCGCCGCAGGGGCCGCCACGTGCAGGTGGGGCTGCTGCCCGGCGAGGCGACGCCGGTGCCGATGGGCCGGGTGATCGGGCACGAGCTGCGGCTGCTGGGCAGCCACGGCATGGCGGCCCACGACTACCCGCCGATGATGGAGATGATCCGGGCCGGCATCCTGCATCCCGAGCAGCTCGTCACCCGCACGATCGGGCTCGGCGACGCGGGCAAGGCGCTGGCCTCGATCGGGTCCGTCCCCGGCGTCACCATGATCGCGCCTCACGTCCCGCTCTGA
- a CDS encoding DUF2867 domain-containing protein gives MTRRLPGTEHTSRPWRIHEITPDFRVEDVWAFRTPGAGPDDFPAMLAALRATAGPAGQSLPTRLLFAVRWKLGALFGWDDPRQGVGGRVRSLRERLPPDLRLEPLSPDFDGIPFTNLYELGDEFAMELANETVHTVCHLGWVPTDNGDHELRMAALVKPNGLFGRLYMAAISPFRYLVVYPAMTRQWERAWRDHGHADNLDGATRFREENGEFK, from the coding sequence ATGACCAGGAGACTTCCCGGCACCGAGCACACCAGCCGCCCGTGGCGAATCCACGAGATCACGCCCGACTTCCGGGTGGAGGACGTGTGGGCGTTCCGCACACCCGGCGCCGGACCGGACGACTTCCCCGCCATGCTCGCCGCGCTGCGAGCGACCGCCGGACCCGCCGGGCAGTCCTTGCCGACGCGGCTCCTGTTCGCCGTGCGCTGGAAGCTGGGTGCCCTGTTCGGCTGGGATGATCCCCGGCAGGGCGTCGGCGGGCGGGTGCGGTCACTGCGCGAGCGCCTGCCGCCCGACCTGCGTCTGGAGCCGCTCAGCCCGGACTTCGACGGCATCCCGTTCACCAACCTCTACGAGCTCGGCGACGAGTTCGCCATGGAACTGGCGAACGAGACCGTTCACACCGTCTGCCACCTCGGGTGGGTCCCCACCGACAACGGCGACCACGAGCTGCGGATGGCGGCCCTGGTCAAACCCAACGGCCTGTTCGGACGGCTGTACATGGCCGCGATCAGCCCGTTCCGGTACCTGGTCGTCTACCCGGCGATGACCCGGCAATGGGAACGCGCGTGGCGGGACCACGGTCACGCCGACAACCTCGACGGAGCCACGCGGTTCCGCGAAGAGAATGGAGAGTTCAAATGA
- a CDS encoding DUF6463 family protein, which yields MIKWAGWLITLFGAAHTVGALTVEKAASHAGTWFSGGLWGDDLAAMSPANSAYWLSVASFGVPLVVVGLIVLWLDRRRITPPPFVAWTLGVWTVVGAVVLVATPWPILLLANILLLVGARRTARHGNPAPHARTTRTPQETAL from the coding sequence ATGATCAAGTGGGCTGGTTGGCTCATCACGCTGTTCGGAGCCGCGCACACGGTTGGTGCGCTGACGGTGGAGAAGGCCGCGAGCCACGCCGGGACGTGGTTCAGCGGAGGACTGTGGGGGGACGACCTCGCCGCGATGAGCCCCGCGAACAGCGCGTACTGGCTGAGTGTGGCCAGCTTCGGCGTGCCCCTCGTCGTGGTCGGCCTGATCGTGCTGTGGCTGGACCGCCGCCGCATCACGCCACCGCCGTTCGTCGCCTGGACGCTGGGGGTCTGGACCGTGGTCGGCGCCGTGGTCCTCGTGGCCACGCCTTGGCCGATCCTCCTGCTCGCGAACATTCTGCTGCTGGTCGGAGCCCGCCGTACCGCCCGCCACGGCAACCCCGCGCCCCACGCCCGCACAACGCGAACCCCGCAGGAGACCGCGTTGTGA